The segment GAGAGAGATGAAATCATTCAATTCATAAAAGATTCTCATAGAGGAATTATGAAAGGGTATTTTAAATCAAACTAGATTTTAAAGTAAAATACCTTAAAAAAAAGTAAAAAATAAATACTTACAATACAATTATTATACTAAAAATAGAAACACGAGAAATGGCAACAACATCAGATATTAGAAACGGACTGTGTATTAAATACAATAACGATATTTATAAAGTAATCGAATTTTTACATGTAAAACCAGGTAAAGGTCCTGCCTTTGTAAGAACTAAGTTAAAAAGTGTTACAAATGGTAAAGTTATTGATAACACGTTTCCTGCTGGTAGAAAAATTGAAGATGTTCGTGTAGAAACTCATAAGTTTCAGTATTTATATAATGATGGAGATACATTTCATTTTATGAATGAACAAGATTATACTCAAATTCAATTGCAAAAAACGGCTTTAGATTCTCCAGAATTAATGAAGGAAGGTGAGGTTGTAACTATTATAATTAATGCTGAAGATGACATGCCTTTATCAGTTGATTTACCTGCAAGTGTTGTTTTGTTGGTAACGCATACAGAACCTGGGGTTAAAGGTAATACAGCAACAAATGCAACAAAACCTGCAACCGTAGAAAGTGGTGCAACAGTTAATGTTCCTTTATTTATTAATGAAGGGGATAAAATTAAAGTTGAAACTACAAAAGGGACTTATCAAGAAAGAATTAAAGAGTAAATTTCCTGATGTCTAAAACAAGAGAAGAAATTAATCAAACTGAAAAAGATTACTGGAATGAAGGTAAACTTCAAAGAAGTAAGATTAAAAAGTTAAGAAGACATGCCTTTTTCTATTCTTATAAAAGAGAAAAGAAAATTTTAAATAAATTGCTAGAAGATTTTAATGATAAGAATGTTTTAGAAATTGGTTCTTATGTTTGGGCTGCTTGGTTTAATGAAAACATAAAGCCTAAAAGTTTATCTTGTATAAATATTTCTGAAGTAGAGTTAGAGAATGGAAAAAAAAATGCTGCAACAAAACCTTTTCCTGTCAAACACCATATAATGGATGCTAATAATTTAACTTTTGAAGATGAAACATTCGATATTGTTTTTGGAGGTGCTATTTTACATCATTTAGATATAGAAAAATCTATTGGCCATATTCATAGAGTATTAAAACCAGGAGGAAAGATTGTTTTTCTTGAGCCATTAAATATGAACCCTTTATATAGGATTTATAGAAAAATGAATCCACAAGAAAGAACCCCAGATGAGCACGCTTTGGTTTCTTCAGATTTTAAAATTATAAGACAAAAATTTTCGTTTAATCATTATTTTTTCGATTTTTTCAGTGTTGTATTTGGTTTTATATCATTAAAAATTTTTGGAGATAAAAATTATGATAATTGGATAAATAAATTAGGATATAATTTAGATGTATTCTTTTCTAAAATTCCATTTTTTCACTCACTTTTTGCAAGAGTAATTATCTATGGAAGTAAAAAATAAGCTTTAATGAAATTTAAAAATCCACAAACCTTACAACAAATAGCTTTATTATTAGAAGTAGATTTTATTGGTAAAACTGATTTCGAAATTTTAGGAATCAATGAAATTCATGTTGTAGAAAAAGGAGATATTGTTTTTGTAGACCACCCAAAATATTATGATAAAGCATTAAATTCTGCAGCTACAACGATTTTAATCAATAAAAAAGTTGATTGTCCTGTTGGAAAATCATTATTAATTTCTGAAGATCCTTTTCGTGATTTTAATAAAATTACGAAACATTTTAATCCTTTTATAGCCTCTAAAGTAAGTATTTCTGAATCTGCAATTATTGGTGAAGGAACAATTATACAACCCAATGTTTTTATTGGAAATAATGTTATTATTGGTAAGCACTGTGTAATTCATCCAAATGTTGCTATTTATGACCATTCAATTATTGGAAACAATGTTACAATTCACGCAAACACAGTTTTAGGAGCAGATGCTTTTTATTACAAAAATCGCCCAGAAGGATTTGATAAATTAATTTCTGGAGGTAGAGTTGTTCTTGAAGATAATGTAGATTTAGGAGCTTCTTGTACAATAGATAAGGGAGTTACTGGAGATACAACGATTGGAGAAGGAACAAAAATTGATAATCAAGTCCATGTTGGACATGATACAATTATCGGAAAAAAATGTTTGATTGCTTCACAAACAGGAATTGCAGGTTGTGTTATTATTGAAGATGAAGTAACAATTTGGGGACAAGTTGGTACAAATAGTGGAATTACAATTGGTAAAGGAGCAATAATATTAGGTCAAACTGGGGTAACAAAATCTGTTGCGGGAGGAAAAAGTTATTTTGGAACTCCAATCTCAGAATCAAGAGTAAAATTAAAAGAATTAGCAGAAATAAAACAAATGATAAAAGAGAGAAAGAATTCTTAATTTTCTTTTATAAAAACTTTCAATAAACTATTTTTGCATAACGAATAAAATTAAATAACCAATGAGCGTTTTAGTAAATAAAGATTCAAAAATTATTGTACAAGGTTTTACTGGTAGTGAAGGTACTTTTCATGCAGGTCAAATGATTGATTATGGTACTAATGTTGTAGGTGGTGTAACTCCAGGAAAAGGCGGTCAAAAGCACTTAGGAAAACCAGTTTTTAATACGGTTGCAGAATCTGTAGAAAAAGTTGGAGCAGATACTTCAATTATTTTTGTACCACCAGCATTTGCTGCTGATGCAATAATGGAATCTGCTGATGCAGGAATTAAAGTAATCATTTGTATTACTGAAGGAATTCCTACTGCTGATATGGTAAAAGTAAAAGCTTATATTGATGGTAAAGAGTGTAGATTAGTGGGGCCTAACTGTCCAGGAGTAATTACTCCAGATGAAGCTAAAGTTGGTATTATGCCAGGTTTTATTTTCAAAAAAGGGAATGTTGGTATCGTTTCTAAATCAGGAACGTTAACATATGAAGCTGCTGATCAAGTTGTAAAACAAGGATTTGGAATTACAACAGCAATTGGTATTGGTGGAGATCCAATTATTGGAACTACAACAAAAGAAGCTGTTGAATTATTAATGAACGATCCAGAAACTGAAGCAATTGTTATGATTGGTGAAATTGGTGGAAATCTAGAAGCTGAAGCTGCAAAATGGATTAAAGCTGATGGTAATAGAAAACCAGTTGTTGGTTTTATAGCAGGACAAACTGCGCCAGCAGGAAGAACAATGGGACATGCAGGTGCTATTGTTGGAGGAGAAGATGATACAGCACAAGCAAAAATGAAAATTTTAGCAGATAATGGAATACACGTTGTTAGTTCTCCAGCTAAAATTGGAGAAATGGTAGCAAAAGTTTTAAAAAAATAATAGTTAAATCTTTTTTTTAAGATTCTCAAAAAAATAAAAATTCCCGATAAATCGGGAATTTTTATTTTATATTTGAATATCAACTAAATACTACAATATGAAATTACTAGATAATAAAACGGCTATTATTACAGGAGCAACAAGAGGAATTGGTCGTGAAATTGCCATTGAATTCGCTAAACAGGGAGCACATGTAGCTTTTACATATAGTTCTTCTGTAGATGCAGCTAATGCTTTAGAAGAGGAATTAAAAGCTTTGGGAGTTTCAGCAAAAGGATATCAATCTAACGCAGCAAACTTTGATGCAGCGCAAGCGTTGGCTAAAAATGTATTAGAAGAGTTTGGTTCAATAGATATTTTGGTAAACAACGCAGGAATTACAAAAGATAATTTGTTAATGCGTATTTCTGAAGATGATTTTGATAAAGTCATTGAAGTAAACTTAAAATCTGTTTTTAATTTAACGAAAGCAGTTATTAGACCAATGATGAAACAACGTAATGGCGCTATTATTAATATGAGTTCTGTTGTAGGTTTAAAAGGAAATGCAGGTCAGTCTAATTATGCGGCATCAAAAGCTGGTATTGTTGGGTTTTCTAAGTCTGTAGCTTTAGAGTTAGGCTCTAGAAACATTAGAAGTAACGTTGTTGCTCCTGGTTTTATAGAAACAGAAATGACTGCGAAATTAGATGAAGCGACTGTACAAGGTTGGAGAGATGGAATTCCTTTAAAAAGAGGAGGACAACCAATAGATATTGCAAATGCATGTGTATTTTTAGCCTCAGACATGAGTTCTTACATTACAGGTCAAACATTATCTGTAGATGGAGGTATGTTGACTTAGAATTTTATTTTTCATAAAAAAAAATAGGACCTGTAACAATTAACGTTGCAGGTTTTTCTTTTTTAGATAGTTCTTTGTTATCTTTCCAAATAAATAGAATAATTTGCAGATAACAACCATTTTATATATAATTATTGCCTTATTACTGAGTATTTCAGTGGCATTCTTTCAATATTTTTATAGCGTAAAAAGTAAGACAAGAATTAATACTTTACTTTTTGTTTTAAAAACATTTAGTTTGTTTTTATTGCTGTTATTACTGATAAACCCTACAATTAAAAATACTGAGTTAAAAAACAGTATCCCAGTTTTAGCTGTTTTGGTTGATAATTCTAAATCTATTCCTTTTTTTAAAGAAGAAAAAAATGTTGAAAATTTTATTGAAGCACTAAATAATAATAAGTCTTTAAACGAAAAGTTTTTAATAAATGAATTCACTTTTGGAAGTTCTTTAAGGGTTTTAGATAGTGTTTCATTTAATGAAAGTGAAACCAATATTTCTGAAGCTATTTTAGCTGTAAATGAATTGAATAAAGATAAAATAGCACCAATAATTTTAATTACTGATGGAAATCAAACCATTGGTAATGATTATGAGTTTATCAACTCTAAACAACCAATTTACCCTCTAGTAGTTGGAGATACAATTAAGTACAGAGATCTAAGAATAAGTCAATTAAATGTAAACAAATACAGTTACATTAAAAATAAATTTCCTGTAGAAGTTTTATTAAATTATGATGGAAAAGAAAAGGTAAATACAACGTTTTCAATTTATAAAAACGGAAAAAGTATTTTTACTCAAAAAGTACAGTTTTCTTCATCAGAAAAATCGAAAACAATTACTGCTAATTTAACATCTACAAAAGAAGGTTTACAATATTATACAGCTTCTGTTAGAAAAATTGCTGATGAAAAAAACACCAAAAATAACACTAAAAACTTCTCGGTAGAAGTTATAAATGAACAGACAAAAGTGTTGATTTTGACATCCGTTTTACATCCAGATATTGGTACTTTAACAAAATCCATAGAAAGTAATAAGCAGCGTTCTGTAGATGTTTTTTTAATAGATAAATTTAAAGGGAATTTAATTAATTATCAATTAGTTATTTTAAATCAACCAACCGCTAAATTTATTTCTATTTTAAATGATTTAAAAAAAGCTAATAGTAATTACTTTATTGTTTCTGGTGTAAATACAGATTGGAAATTCATTAATAAGCAACAGCTTGGTTTTACTAAAAAAGCAATTAATGAAACAGAAAGCTATGGTGCAATTTTTAATGATTCTTTTTTAATTTATCAGCAAAAAAACATTGGTTTTGATCAGTTTCCTCCTCTAAAAGATAAGTTTGGAGAAGTGGTTCTTTCTAAAGAACATCAAAAATTATTGGCGCAAAATATAAATGGAGTTGAAACTGAACAACCTTTATTAGCCACTTTTGAGCAGAACAATAAAAAATGGGCAGTTTTGTTTGGTGAAGGGATTTGGAAATGGCGGTCTGCAAGTTTTTTGAGTAATAATTCATTTCAAGATTTTGATGAATTTATAGGGAATTTAGTTCAATATTTAGCTTCAGATAAAAAAAGAAACCGTTTAGAAGTAAATTCAGAAAGCTTGTATTCGGCTAATTCAACTATTAATTTATCCGCTTTTTATACAGATAAAAATTATAAATTCGATGCGAGAGCTTCATTAGAAATTACAATTACAAATTCAGAAACTAGAGAAATTACAAAACTTCCGTTTTCTTTAGTGAATACTTCTTATCAGATTGAAATTGAGAATCTTATTTCAGGTGATTACACGTATAAAGTTGCTGTAATTGGTCAGGATATTAATAAATATGGAAAATTTAAAATCACTACTTATCAAATTGAAGAACAGTTTACCAATGCAAATTCAGAGAAACTAGAAAAATTAGCAAAAAATTCTGGAGGAATATTGTTTTATAAAAATCAAATTGATGATTTATCAAAAGAACTTTTAGAAAACACAGCATTTTATACAACCCAAAAATCAACGATTAAAGAACAAAATTTGATAGATTGGAAATGGATTTTATTTATTGTAATTGGTTTATTTACTGCAGAATGGTTTATTAGAAAATATTATGGGAAGATTTAAAAACTCAATCAGTATTATTAGGTTTTCCTTATAAATAGCTAGAAATTTGCAGAATAAAACAAGAAAACATTTATGAATTTTCACACAAGAAAATGGGTAAAACCTCAAGATTTAAATCCGAATGGAACTTTGTTTGGAGGCAGGTTATTAGAATGGATTGATGAAGAGTTGGGTATTTATGCCATTATTCAATTAGAAATACCTAGAACAGTTACTAAATACATGTCTGAAATAGATTTTGTTAGTTCTGCAAAACAAGGAGATATTGTAGAAATTGGGATTAAAGTTTTAGCTTTCGGTAATTCGTCTATAACCCTAAAGTGTAGTGTAAGAAATAAATTAACGCATAAAACGATTATAGTAATAGATAAAATTGTGATGGTTTCTTTGGATGAAAATGGCAGCCCTAAAAGTCATGGAAAAACAAAGATTGAGTATGTTAAAGATAGATTAGGTGATAAATAGTGCCTCTTTTTAATTTTGTAGAAGTCCGTTATAGGAAAATAGGGGACATCACCATAATCATACTCATCATTATAGCGCAACAAAAATTATAAGTATTGCTTTTTTTCTGAATATATTCTTTACAATAATAACGGTTATTGGTGGCTTTTATACAAATAGCTTAGCAATAACTTCATATTTAATCTATGATTTAGGAGCTTCTACAGATGAATTTTTAATAGAATACTCCAGTTTAAAGAAATAGAGGTAGTTCATGATTTCCATTTATGGACAAAGGGTGTAAAATGTAATGTGGTTACAATACATTTAATTGTAATAAATAAATTGTCTTTCAGTGATTTAGGGTTCTTAAAAAAAAGGAACAGAAAAATAGTACATGATGATTTTCATTTAGAAGATGTAACATTAGATTTTTCGACTTATAAAGAAGATTGTGGGTATATAGATTGTGTGTGAGCAACATAAATTGTAAATTTGAAAGAACTTTAAATACAAAAAATGAGCAATCAACAATTAGATATTAAATTTCCAAAAGGAGGAATCTTTTTTATCATATTAGCAGTAGCAGTAATTATTTTATTTTCGAAATCTACAGTAACTATAAAATCGGGTCAAGCGGGTGTTTTATATAAAACTTTTGACGGTGGAGTTGTAACAGACGAAGCAGCTTTAGGTGAAGGTTTTCAAATTGTTGCACCATGGAATAAAGTTTTCATTTATGAAGTAAGACAGCAAGAACTTTTTGAAAAAATGCAAGTATTATCTTCAAACGGTTTAGAAATTCAATTAGAAGCTTCTGCATGGTTTCAACCACACTCAGAAAAAATAGGTTCTTTACACCAAGAAAAAGGAGAAAACTATATTTCTAGAGTTATACAACCAGCAATTAGATCTGCTGCAAGAAGTGTTGTTGGGCGTTATACTCCAGAACAATTATATTCTAGTAAGAGAGATGTAATACAAACTGAAATATTTGTAGAAACAAAAAAGATTTTAGACAAGCAGTACATTCAGTTAAATGAAATATTGGTTAGAGATGTTACTTTACCATCAACTATTAAAACTGCAATTGAGCGTAAGTTAAAGCAAGAGCAAGAATCTTTAGAATATGAGTTTAGATTAGTTACGGCAAAAAAAGAAGCTGAAAAACAAATTATCGAAGCACAAGGTAAAGCAGATGCAAATAGGATTTTAAGTGCTTCTATTACTGATAAAATTTTACAAGATAAAGGAATCGAAGCAACTATTAAGTTGTCTGAATCTCCTAATAGTAAAGTAATTGTTATTGGTTCTGGTAAATCTGGAATGCCAATTATTTTAGGAAATCAATAAAAAGCATACTTTTATAAATTTTAAAATCCAGCTTTAAGCTGGGTTTTTTATTTTCTAGGGTGAAATGTTTCTACAACTTCTTTTAAGTAGCTTTTGTCTAGATGCACATAAACTTCTGTTGTAGTAATACTTTCATGCCCTAACATTTGTTGTATTGCTCTTAAATCTGCACCATTTTTTAGTAAATGAGTTGCAAAAGAATGACGTAATGTATGAGGACTTATTTTCTTGTTTAAGTCTATTTTGATAGCCAATTCTTTTAAAATGATAAAAATCATTTGCCTTGTAAGTGCATTTCCACGTCTGTTTAAAAAGACGGTATCTTCAAATCCTTTTTTAGGATTTAAGTGCGTTCTAATGTTTTTTATATAGGTTAAAATATATTTTTGTGCATTATAATGTATAGGAACAAAACGTTGCTTATTTCCTTTACCAATAACACGTATAAAACCTTCTTCAAAAAATAAATCAGAAATTTTTAAGGTAATCAGTTCGCTTACACGCAAACCACAACTATACATAGTTTCTAAAATAGTTCTGTTTCTTTCTCCTTGTGAATGACTTAAATCTATAGATGAAATCAGTTCGTTTATTTCATCTTCAGACAATGTATCTGGTAATTTTCTTCCAATTTTTGGAGCTTCAATTAAATCTGTAGGATTTGTCTTTCTGTAATCTTCGAAAATTAAATAATCAAAAAAACTACGTAACCCAGAAATAATTCTTGCTTGACTTCTTGGATTTACTTCTTTAGCAATCTTATATATAAATTGTTGAATTATAGTTTCATTAATAGAAATAGGAGCGATGTCGATTTCATTTTGCTCAAGAAAAAAAGTAAGTTTTTTTAAATCTCTAGAATAGCTTTCTAGGGTATTTTGCGATAAACCTCTTTCAATTTTTAAGAATAATTGATAATCTCTAATTGCATTTTGCCATTTCATGTTATAAAGATAATAAACTAAACAGTCAAAGTTAGTATATCTGTTTATAAAGAATTATAAGAGACTAGATGAAAGGTTCTTTTAATATGAATCTATGTATGCATTTTCCCTACATTTTCCCTACATTTTCCCTACATTTGATTATATAAATTAATTAAAATATAATTATGAAAAAAGTATTACTTATTGCTGTATTGGCATTATTGGGTTTGGGAAATGTAAATGCTCAAGATGCTAAGTTTGGAGCCATTGCAGGTTATCACAATTTAAGCCAGAAACTAAGTGCAGAGGGGGCTTCAGTTTCTATGGATATCAATGGTTTTTATATTGGTGTTTCAGGGGAATTTAAACTGTCTGAAACTTTAAACTTGCAAACTGAATTACAATATGCAAGTGCATCTCAAGATGATGAATCTATTGATTTAATCGTTTTCCCAATATTGGCAAAATACTATGTTTCAGAAGAATTTAGTTTACAAGCTGGACCTCAATTAGATTTTATCGTGTCAGACTCTGAGGGGGCTAATGTTTTTGGTTTAGGCTTAGCTGTTGGAGCAGGATATGATATTAGTAAAAATTTTTATATTAGCAGTAGATATGCATTTGGTTTAACAAACAGAATTGAAGATGCGCCGTCTGATTATTCATTAAAAACTAACACTTTTCAAGTAGGATTAGGCTATAAGTTCTAATTTATAAACTTTAAAGAATATAAAAACGGAAGCATTTTTGCTTCCGTTTTTTATTTGTCTTATTTTAGCTATATGAAACTAATTATTATAAACGGTCCCAATTTAAATTTATTAGGAAAAAGAGAACCAGAAATTTACGGTTCTAAAACTTTTGAAGATTTTTTTAGTGAAATTCAGCTTAAATTTAAAGAAGTGGAATTATCTTATTTTCAATCTAATATAGAAGGTGAAATTATTGATAAATTACATGAAGTTGGTTTTGATTATGATGGCATTATTCTAAATGCAGCTGCTTATACACATACTTCTGTTGGTATTGGTGATGCTGTAAAAGGAATCACAACACCTGTTGTAGAATTACATATTTCAAATGTGCACGCTAGAGAAGAATTTAGGCATCATAGTTTTATTGCTCCTGCAGCAAAAGGTGTTTTATTTGGCTTTGGTTTGAAAGGATATGAATTAGCAATTCAGAGTTTTCTTTAATAATGATAAATATTTGTCTTATTTTTAGCAAAAAAATAAATAAATATGAAAAAGATATTAATCATTACTTTTATGTTGATTTTTGTGTTAACAAAAGTTACTGCTCAAGAAAGTAAGTTGAATTTAGGAGGTGGTTTAGGACTAACTTCAGTTGATGCAATTGGTGGTCTAGCTTTATCCATAGAAAGTAACTACTTATTTAAAATTTCAGAAAAATTTAAATTAGGACCCTCTATTTCATTACTTCATTATTTTGGTGGTCTTGATAATTTAATAGATGAAACAAATAATACGTCTACTTTTTTACCAGCTGCAATGGCATTTCGTTATGAATTAACAAAAAAATCTATTTTAGGATTTGATTTTGGCTATTCTATTGGAATTGGTGATACTGAAGGAGCGTCTTATTTTAGGCCAATGTATGGTTATAATATAAGTGAGAGGGCTGTGTTACAATTAACTTATAGTATAATGGGACAAGAAAATGGAGATTTAGTTTCTAATTTATCACTTGGAGTAATGTTCAAAATGTAAATTTTATAAAATCGAAACTTTTAATTAGCTTAATTTTAAAAGCATTTTAATATCAGAACGCTCATAATGAGATTCTTTTTCTAATTCAATTTCTTTAAAACCTGTTTTTTTATATAAGTTAATAGCAGGCACTAATGATCTGTGAGAGTATATTGTGATACTTTTCCATTTTTTATTTCTTGCAAAATCGATACAGAAATTCATTAGTTTTAAACCTATTTTTAAACCTTGATATTTTGGTGAAACGGCCATTTTACTCAGTTCAAAAAATATTTTTTGGTTGATCAGTGAAACAACGCCAACAATTTCATTGTTATATTTTGCAAAGAAAATGAAGCCTCCAGAATCAATTACATATTTCTGCGGATTGCTTAAAACCTTTTCATCATAAGGTTCTACATAAAAATATTTTTCTAACCATTCAACATTTAAATTGTAAAAGTCTTTAGCAAACTTAGGTTGATACGCTATAATTTCTAAATTTTCTATTTCCATAATAAGTAAGTTGCATTAAGGATTGAAACCATTCGAATAACTGATGATATTCTTAACCTTTTTATAGTCTTTTTAAACAAGCGTCATTGCTAGGAACGAAGCAATCTGTTTCTTAATTATGAGATTGCTAAGTTTACAAAAAAGTAAACTTAGCAATGACAGTACTTTAAAAATATATAGTGTAAAACGCGATTTTACTAGACTAAAACTTTTTCTGTTTTAGTCTAGTAAAAAATGCCCAAAATAAATTAAATATTAGCATTAATAATTTCCATCATTTCATTTTCTAAAACAATCGTTTTTTGATAAATAGCTTCAGATTTTGCTAAAATATCTTCTGCAAATTCTCTGTCTTTAATGTCTTTTGCATTGATACGTACATTAAAATAAGCGCCAGTAACTGCGGTTTTGGCGCATAAAACACCAACACCACCGTCTGAAAGCGAATTTTGCAATCCATTTTTCATCATTTCTAACATGACTTCAATAGAATTATGAGCAGTTTCCATTACTTTAAAAGGAATTTCTGTTGCGTATTTTGTTGCGTTTTCAATTGCTAATTTTCTAGTTTCAATTTCTTCGTTATTAGATTTTGGCATTCTAAACCCGTCAATAATTTTATTAAACGCATTGGTGTCTTCATCTACTAAAAACAGTAAATCATTTTTATATTTCTGACCTTTTTGTGCCCAATTAGAAAAATATTCCCATTTAGAATCCCAACCTGTTTTATGAGCAGAAAGATTAGCCACCATTGTACCTAGAGAAACGCCTAAAGCACCAACATAAGCAGCGATACTTCCACCTCCTGGAGCCATAGATTCTGATGCTGTTTCTTCTGCAAAATCTTTAACAGTAAAATCGATTAACTTTTTATCAGCTTCAGAATTCATTACATATTCAATGATTCTTTCTTGTGGATTAAATGGCTTTAAATCATCTAAACCTAAAGATTTTATAGCGATTTTTATTTTCTCACTTTCGCTAATACCTAATGAACGTTCTTGTTTTTTTAGATAAAAATCTGCAGCATCTAACATTGCTTGTAAAGGAACTAAACCAACCAATTCTGAACCTGTTACACGTAAACCACGTTTTGTAGCTGCCAAATCAGTTTCATAAAAAGCTTCGTGCATTGATGTGATTGTAATGTTTGTTAAGTTGTAGGAAATTTGTGCAATTCCATATTCTTCAATAAACCAACCAATTCCTTTTACGGCTTTTAATTTTCCTGGAATTCTTTCTGGATCACCGTTTTTATCTACTACTTTTTTACCATTAACTAATTTTGATCTCCCGTTTTCACGGATATCAAAAGCAATTGCGTTTGCACGTCTTGTAGATGTTGAGTTTAGGTTTACATTATAAGCGATTAAAAAATCGCGTGCAGAAACTGCTGTAACGCCAGATTTTAAAACCTGATTATTATATTCTGTTGGGCCAAAATCTGGTTTCCAATTAGAGTTTGATAGTTTTTCTTTTAATCCTTCATATTCGCCTGAACGAACGGTAGCTAAGTTTTTTCTTTCAGCAGAAGTTGCAGCATTTTCATAGAAATAACCAGAAATACCTAATTCTTCTC is part of the Polaribacter sp. SA4-10 genome and harbors:
- a CDS encoding porin family protein is translated as MKKVLLIAVLALLGLGNVNAQDAKFGAIAGYHNLSQKLSAEGASVSMDINGFYIGVSGEFKLSETLNLQTELQYASASQDDESIDLIVFPILAKYYVSEEFSLQAGPQLDFIVSDSEGANVFGLGLAVGAGYDISKNFYISSRYAFGLTNRIEDAPSDYSLKTNTFQVGLGYKF
- the aroQ gene encoding type II 3-dehydroquinate dehydratase, which encodes MKLIIINGPNLNLLGKREPEIYGSKTFEDFFSEIQLKFKEVELSYFQSNIEGEIIDKLHEVGFDYDGIILNAAAYTHTSVGIGDAVKGITTPVVELHISNVHAREEFRHHSFIAPAAKGVLFGFGLKGYELAIQSFL
- a CDS encoding GNAT family N-acetyltransferase, translating into MEIENLEIIAYQPKFAKDFYNLNVEWLEKYFYVEPYDEKVLSNPQKYVIDSGGFIFFAKYNNEIVGVVSLINQKIFFELSKMAVSPKYQGLKIGLKLMNFCIDFARNKKWKSITIYSHRSLVPAINLYKKTGFKEIELEKESHYERSDIKMLLKLS
- the ftcD gene encoding glutamate formimidoyltransferase; translation: MNKQLIECVPNISEGRDLQKINTIANIVKTVEGVKLLDIDPGKATNRTVITFVGEPKNVIEAAFLLIKKASELIDMSKQTGEHPRFGATDVCPLVPIANISMEETAAYAHQLGKRVGEELGISGYFYENAATSAERKNLATVRSGEYEGLKEKLSNSNWKPDFGPTEYNNQVLKSGVTAVSARDFLIAYNVNLNSTSTRRANAIAFDIRENGRSKLVNGKKVVDKNGDPERIPGKLKAVKGIGWFIEEYGIAQISYNLTNITITSMHEAFYETDLAATKRGLRVTGSELVGLVPLQAMLDAADFYLKKQERSLGISESEKIKIAIKSLGLDDLKPFNPQERIIEYVMNSEADKKLIDFTVKDFAEETASESMAPGGGSIAAYVGALGVSLGTMVANLSAHKTGWDSKWEYFSNWAQKGQKYKNDLLFLVDEDTNAFNKIIDGFRMPKSNNEEIETRKLAIENATKYATEIPFKVMETAHNSIEVMLEMMKNGLQNSLSDGGVGVLCAKTAVTGAYFNVRINAKDIKDREFAEDILAKSEAIYQKTIVLENEMMEIINANI